The proteins below come from a single Desulfonatronovibrio hydrogenovorans DSM 9292 genomic window:
- a CDS encoding site-2 protease family protein, with protein MFDIAQMIRELAIVAIPLLMGITFHEVAHGYVAYRFGDPTAKNAGRLTLNPLKHLDPMGTLVLVLTRMIGWAKPVPINPSYFEDPRKGIFWVSLAGPLANFGLAVFFYILFNLVLALQPVFSTGPAAAVLEPAMLICFYGIIVNIILGIFNLFPIPPLDGSKILATFLPGPVAGKFMQLEKYGFIILILLIFLGVFGHIFGYVLNFVYKFVL; from the coding sequence ATGTTTGATATTGCACAGATGATCAGGGAGCTGGCCATTGTAGCCATTCCCCTATTGATGGGCATCACTTTTCATGAGGTGGCCCATGGTTATGTGGCCTACCGCTTTGGCGATCCTACAGCCAAGAACGCCGGCCGGCTGACCCTCAATCCTCTGAAACACCTTGATCCCATGGGCACCCTGGTCCTGGTTCTGACCAGAATGATCGGCTGGGCCAAACCTGTTCCCATCAATCCCTCATATTTTGAAGACCCGAGAAAAGGGATCTTCTGGGTTTCCCTGGCCGGTCCCCTGGCCAATTTCGGCCTGGCCGTATTTTTTTATATCCTCTTCAACCTGGTCCTGGCCCTGCAGCCGGTCTTTTCCACCGGCCCGGCCGCAGCAGTGCTTGAGCCGGCCATGCTCATCTGTTTTTACGGCATCATCGTGAACATCATCCTGGGCATATTCAATCTCTTCCCTATTCCGCCCCTGGATGGCAGCAAGATACTGGCCACATTTCTCCCCGGCCCAGTAGCTGGGAAGTTCATGCAGCTGGAAAAGTACGGCTTCATCATTTTGATCCTGCTGATCTTCCTGGGAGTTTTCGGGCACATCTTTGGCTACGTCTTAAATTTTGTATACAAATTCGTACTATAG
- a CDS encoding molybdate ABC transporter substrate-binding protein, translated as MKRLRLSFFVAVIVILVATSAAAGKITLYAAGSLRSALGDVAAAFEQSTGNVVTTEFAPSGLLRQRIEQGENVNVFASANMEHPMTLVSNGQKGPVVLFARNNLCALAQPAVKVSPSSMLEVLLDPETRVGTSTPRADPSGDYAWELFQRADKVEPGSFKKLSGKALQLTGGPDSPAAPLERNQYAWVMDEDRADIFLTYCTNAVLAKKELSQLQIIHIPQELAVGADYGLIVLDGSPEEAWRFAMFILSPEGQSVLSDHGFIAEALPVK; from the coding sequence ATGAAAAGGTTAAGATTGAGTTTTTTTGTGGCGGTTATTGTTATACTTGTTGCCACAAGCGCAGCAGCTGGAAAGATCACGTTGTACGCAGCAGGAAGCCTCAGGTCCGCCCTGGGAGATGTAGCTGCTGCCTTTGAACAGTCAACCGGAAATGTCGTGACCACTGAGTTTGCTCCATCTGGACTCTTACGTCAGCGTATTGAGCAGGGAGAAAATGTGAATGTTTTTGCCTCGGCCAACATGGAACATCCCATGACTCTTGTCAGTAACGGACAAAAGGGGCCGGTGGTGCTCTTTGCCAGAAATAATCTCTGCGCTCTTGCTCAACCAGCTGTTAAAGTTTCCCCCTCCAGCATGTTGGAAGTTTTACTGGATCCTGAGACTCGGGTCGGAACCTCAACTCCCAGGGCAGATCCATCAGGAGATTACGCCTGGGAATTGTTTCAGCGGGCAGACAAGGTTGAACCAGGAAGCTTTAAAAAACTTTCGGGAAAGGCCCTGCAGTTGACCGGCGGCCCTGACAGTCCTGCAGCTCCACTGGAACGGAACCAGTATGCTTGGGTCATGGACGAGGACAGGGCCGATATTTTTCTAACATACTGCACCAATGCGGTCCTGGCAAAAAAAGAACTTTCTCAGCTTCAGATCATCCATATTCCCCAAGAATTGGCAGTGGGTGCTGATTACGGCCTCATCGTTCTTGATGGTTCACCTGAGGAAGCCTGGCGTTTTGCCATGTTCATATTAAGTCCTGAAGGCCAGTCCGTATTATCGGATCACGGTTTTATTGCAGAGGCACTGCCTGTAAAATAA
- a CDS encoding ABC transporter ATP-binding protein, producing the protein MSLYELKDLKQVFGNRTVLDIEHLHLDAGGSYALLGPNGSGKTTLLHILAFLKPPFSGQLFFSGQQVQWKEKYLYPLRRRVVLVDQHPIMFSTTVLKNVEYGPKMRGLSQDNRSRLAVESLELVGMKEFAHRPAHLLSGGETQRVAIARAIACQPEVMLFDEPTASVDVENQALIERVVQDIRNELGISIIFSTHKRLEAARLSQEKVFMFEGRLSGPGGENLLTGNIVHENDQPVCILGDHVKLKVETGIRGRCRVFVRPEMIRISDLRQDQRVSSNSVHTGKIQQMTAEDNQIKVLLDVGFPIRTILTPQDVADKRFLVGDEVRVEFEEGAVEVG; encoded by the coding sequence GTGAGTCTGTACGAATTGAAAGACCTTAAACAGGTCTTTGGAAACCGGACTGTGCTGGATATTGAGCATCTTCATCTTGATGCAGGTGGCAGTTATGCCCTGCTTGGTCCCAATGGAAGTGGCAAAACCACATTGCTGCACATCCTGGCCTTTCTTAAGCCCCCGTTTTCAGGCCAGCTTTTTTTTTCCGGTCAACAGGTTCAGTGGAAGGAAAAATATCTTTACCCCCTGAGGCGCAGGGTGGTGCTGGTGGATCAGCACCCCATCATGTTCAGCACCACTGTTTTAAAAAATGTAGAGTACGGTCCGAAAATGCGGGGGTTATCCCAGGATAATCGTTCCAGGCTTGCCGTGGAGAGTCTGGAACTGGTGGGGATGAAAGAATTTGCGCATCGCCCGGCGCATCTGCTTTCCGGGGGTGAGACCCAGCGGGTGGCCATTGCCAGAGCCATTGCCTGCCAGCCTGAGGTCATGCTTTTTGACGAACCCACAGCTAGTGTAGACGTGGAGAACCAGGCTCTTATTGAAAGGGTGGTACAGGATATACGTAATGAGCTAGGAATATCCATTATATTTTCAACCCATAAGAGGCTGGAGGCTGCGAGACTCAGTCAAGAAAAGGTTTTTATGTTTGAAGGCAGGCTGAGTGGCCCTGGAGGGGAAAATCTGCTTACCGGGAATATTGTTCATGAAAATGATCAACCAGTCTGCATCCTGGGTGATCATGTCAAACTTAAAGTGGAGACCGGGATAAGGGGAAGGTGCAGAGTTTTTGTCCGGCCGGAAATGATTCGGATATCTGACTTGAGACAAGACCAGAGAGTATCAAGTAATTCTGTGCATACCGGAAAGATTCAGCAGATGACTGCTGAGGATAATCAGATAAAGGTGCTTTTGGATGTGGGTTTTCCCATAAGAACTATTTTGACCCCTCAGGATGTTGCGGACAAGCGGTTCTTGGTGGGGGATGAGGTCAGGGTTGAGTTTGAAGAAGGTGCAGTGGAAGTAGGGTAA
- a CDS encoding winged helix-turn-helix domain-containing protein, translating to MEISVGLNIWLQAKEETVFCHGRALLLQGIKEQGSLRQAAKNLRMSYRAAWGKITKTQEILGFELITLTRSRPRRYGLTRRGQEVLSAYWSWRRRIDKLTALESEEFISLFKSLPQQ from the coding sequence ATGGAAATCAGTGTTGGACTCAATATATGGCTGCAGGCCAAAGAAGAAACAGTATTCTGCCATGGACGGGCGTTGCTTCTGCAGGGGATTAAGGAACAAGGCTCCCTCAGACAGGCTGCCAAGAACTTGCGGATGTCCTACCGGGCAGCCTGGGGTAAGATCACCAAGACTCAGGAGATCCTCGGCTTTGAGCTGATAACTTTGACCAGGTCCAGACCACGGAGGTACGGACTGACCAGACGCGGACAGGAGGTCTTGTCAGCGTACTGGTCCTGGCGCAGGCGCATAGATAAGCTGACCGCCCTTGAATCTGAGGAATTTATCAGTCTTTTTAAATCCCTGCCCCAACAGTAG
- the trpS gene encoding tryptophan--tRNA ligase produces MALDQQKRVVSGMRPTGPLHLGHFFGVLKNWVEFQNNYNCYYFVADWHALTSEYSDPHRIKGFVGELVKDWYAAGLDPEKCVIFQQSQVKAHAELNLLLGMITPLGWLERNPTYKEVKQELVSKDLNTFGFLGYPVLQAADILIYRPDFVPVGQDQLPHLELTREIARRFNHLYSDFFPEPQAKLTETAKLPGLDGRKMSKSYGNCIYMGEEMDSVRPKVMSMLTDTNRMRKSDPGDPEVCNLYPYHRLMTPRETRQEIKANCTGAKWGCVDCKKILLTHLEEFLTPLQERRRELDDKPELIQEILDTGNKKALQEAGRTMDLVLEKLNFNF; encoded by the coding sequence ATGGCTCTAGACCAGCAAAAACGAGTAGTTTCGGGCATGCGGCCCACCGGCCCTTTGCACCTGGGGCACTTCTTTGGAGTGCTCAAAAACTGGGTGGAATTTCAGAATAACTATAACTGTTATTATTTCGTTGCTGACTGGCACGCCCTGACCAGCGAATACAGCGACCCCCACCGAATCAAGGGTTTTGTAGGAGAACTGGTCAAGGACTGGTACGCAGCCGGCCTGGACCCTGAAAAGTGTGTCATCTTCCAGCAATCCCAGGTCAAAGCTCATGCTGAGCTCAATCTGCTCCTGGGCATGATTACTCCTCTGGGCTGGCTGGAAAGGAATCCCACCTACAAGGAAGTCAAACAGGAACTGGTCAGCAAGGATCTAAACACCTTCGGCTTTCTGGGCTATCCTGTGCTTCAGGCAGCAGACATCCTCATCTACCGACCGGACTTTGTTCCAGTAGGCCAGGATCAGCTGCCCCACCTGGAGCTGACCAGGGAAATCGCCCGCAGGTTCAATCACCTGTACAGCGACTTTTTCCCCGAGCCCCAGGCCAAGCTGACTGAGACAGCCAAGCTTCCGGGCCTGGATGGGCGCAAAATGAGCAAGAGCTATGGCAACTGCATCTACATGGGAGAGGAAATGGACTCGGTCCGGCCCAAGGTCATGTCCATGCTCACCGATACCAACCGGATGCGCAAATCAGACCCTGGCGACCCTGAGGTGTGCAACCTCTACCCGTACCACCGGCTCATGACTCCCCGAGAAACAAGACAGGAGATCAAGGCCAATTGCACTGGTGCCAAATGGGGCTGCGTGGACTGCAAAAAAATTCTTTTGACCCACCTGGAAGAATTTCTGACTCCTCTGCAGGAGAGGCGAAGAGAGCTGGATGACAAACCGGAACTGATCCAGGAAATCCTGGATACAGGCAATAAAAAGGCTTTACAGGAAGCCGGCAGAACCATGGACCTGGTCCTGGAAAAGCTGAATTTCAACTTCTAA
- a CDS encoding PaaI family thioesterase, producing MEDVKDFITQYDRFAGHAEIVLEEISSGSSRARVNIQEKHLNGLGFAHGGAIFTLADLAFAAAANSRKEVAVGINATISYIRPAKKDQTLTATARETFSNRTLSGYLVEVRNESGELVATFQGTAYKKGKTRDHICPSA from the coding sequence ATGGAAGACGTAAAAGACTTTATCACCCAGTATGACAGATTTGCCGGGCATGCAGAAATAGTTCTGGAAGAAATTTCCTCAGGCTCGTCCAGGGCCAGGGTGAATATCCAGGAAAAGCATCTTAACGGCCTGGGTTTTGCCCACGGAGGAGCCATCTTCACCCTAGCCGACCTGGCCTTTGCTGCTGCAGCCAATTCCCGGAAGGAAGTTGCTGTGGGCATCAATGCAACTATTTCCTACATCCGGCCGGCCAAAAAAGACCAAACCCTGACTGCCACGGCCAGGGAAACATTCTCCAACCGGACCCTGTCCGGATATCTGGTTGAGGTCAGAAATGAATCCGGAGAACTGGTGGCCACGTTCCAGGGGACTGCCTACAAAAAGGGAAAGACCAGGGATCACATATGTCCATCCGCATGA
- a CDS encoding ABC transporter permease, protein MDFLVQSLGEAMRMLWSLDPELYFIVYISLYVSFFSTLVASILGVPLGFVIAVNEFRGKRGVITVLNTLLALPTVVIGLFVYAFLSRRGMLGHLGLLYTPAAIVIGQIILILPWVTTFTISAVSRIDARYRRTAMTLGANVIQTSLAIAREARFGILAAIIAAFGRVIAEIGIAMMLGGNIKGFTRTMTTAMALEHNKGEFVLAVALGVVLLFVSLIMNIVLQVVQGRYGGSR, encoded by the coding sequence ATGGATTTTCTGGTTCAAAGTCTGGGCGAGGCCATGCGTATGCTCTGGTCCCTGGACCCTGAACTTTATTTCATTGTTTACATATCGCTTTATGTAAGCTTTTTTTCCACCCTGGTGGCCTCGATACTGGGCGTACCTCTGGGTTTTGTCATTGCAGTCAACGAATTCAGGGGAAAAAGAGGCGTAATCACGGTGTTGAACACCCTGCTGGCTTTGCCAACCGTGGTCATTGGTCTTTTTGTTTATGCTTTTTTGTCCCGCAGGGGAATGTTGGGACACCTGGGCCTGCTTTATACACCAGCGGCCATAGTCATCGGCCAGATCATCCTGATTCTGCCCTGGGTGACCACCTTTACAATATCTGCAGTAAGCAGGATTGACGCCAGGTACCGCAGAACAGCCATGACTCTGGGTGCTAATGTGATTCAGACTTCCCTGGCCATTGCCAGGGAAGCACGTTTCGGGATTCTGGCTGCGATTATTGCCGCATTCGGCAGGGTCATCGCTGAAATCGGGATTGCCATGATGCTGGGCGGCAATATTAAGGGTTTCACCAGGACCATGACCACGGCCATGGCTCTGGAACACAATAAGGGAGAATTTGTCCTGGCTGTGGCTTTGGGAGTGGTTCTTTTGTTTGTCAGTCTGATCATGAATATTGTCCTGCAGGTGGTGCAGGGCAGGTATGGAGGCAGCCGGTGA
- a CDS encoding DNA internalization-related competence protein ComEC/Rec2: MRHFSDPSLPQGLLPWQKLVGAYVLGIWSLKYPWVGLSALVLLLAFVPFKKQVRLNFLIVLAFMVGLALVWIRLPAVPDFVPEQIKSSERVVVQGQVENVAFLPGQRQRIILGDLALGRGDRTEALAGKLVWTWQDAPVSLFPGQLVQAHLNVRPIQGLANFGVWNSEFFWRIQDVHWRSYTRGGHFWRELDGDPGRSSRSRQILKEQVSSGYDLSGLSDQRREQVQGLALALFFGDRSLVDPGLMDTIRLASLGHSLALSGLHLGIMAGMGFVLAWLAGLIHPRIYLFFPYTKLGVLLAAPFCLTYIWMGQAPPTLIRSGIMFACWGVLLFMNKRRVLLDGLFMAAGIILVLDPWSIFDLRLQLSLAAVAGIALFLPILENCLQRVRVLWECRTSRYFLGLAGVTLAANLALLPIQAWTFNYLSPHLYLNLAWLPVLGLVILPAGFAGLFISFIPGLGWLGDILFFISGHSLNMFISILEFMVHKDFLHPIVTHRPAWQHTLVYWTLLTMMIYARQISLKNRAHLLGMVFLAGLMAFPMVKAIQDPGLRLRILDVGQGQGVILETPDRKRIIIDGGGSWNPEYDLGRQVVVPSLTWRRWPQGVDLMILSHAHVDHYGGLVYPLKYLGADQYLHNGIWPGQVDTARIRTALDRQDVARDILARGDVLQLTPDLALEVLHPEDQPDYPRLNDTSLVLRLIWDGHGLALIPGDLEVQGITDLLATDQDLSSKVLIVPHHGSRTSADQKLYERVDPDLAVVSRGFMNRFNLPHQEVMDIITSRNIQFFDTAVHGEVVITWKRPDTEPEISWARSRTGPQGIPYWF, translated from the coding sequence GTGCGTCATTTTTCAGATCCATCCCTCCCCCAGGGCCTTCTTCCCTGGCAAAAGCTGGTCGGGGCTTATGTCCTGGGGATCTGGTCACTGAAGTATCCCTGGGTCGGACTGTCCGCCCTTGTCCTGCTGCTCGCCTTTGTTCCCTTTAAGAAACAAGTTCGGCTGAATTTTCTGATTGTTCTGGCCTTTATGGTCGGTCTTGCCCTGGTCTGGATCAGGCTACCGGCAGTCCCTGATTTTGTTCCTGAGCAGATCAAGTCCAGTGAGAGGGTGGTGGTTCAGGGACAGGTTGAAAATGTTGCCTTTTTGCCCGGACAGCGGCAAAGAATCATTCTTGGTGACCTGGCCCTGGGCAGGGGAGACAGGACTGAAGCTTTAGCCGGAAAACTGGTCTGGACCTGGCAGGACGCTCCAGTTTCCCTCTTTCCCGGACAGCTGGTCCAGGCTCACCTGAATGTCCGGCCAATTCAGGGTCTGGCCAATTTCGGGGTCTGGAACAGTGAGTTTTTCTGGAGAATTCAGGATGTGCACTGGAGAAGCTATACCAGGGGCGGGCATTTCTGGCGTGAGCTGGACGGTGATCCAGGCAGGTCGTCCAGATCCAGACAGATTCTGAAGGAACAGGTCAGTTCAGGGTATGATCTTTCAGGCCTTTCCGATCAGAGGCGGGAGCAGGTGCAAGGGCTTGCCCTGGCTCTGTTCTTTGGCGACCGATCTCTGGTTGACCCGGGCCTCATGGATACTATCCGCCTGGCCTCTCTGGGCCACAGCCTGGCCCTTTCCGGTCTGCACCTTGGAATAATGGCCGGTATGGGCTTTGTCCTGGCATGGCTGGCAGGCCTGATTCATCCAAGAATCTATCTTTTTTTCCCCTACACAAAGCTGGGTGTTCTCCTGGCTGCCCCCTTCTGCCTGACATATATCTGGATGGGCCAGGCACCCCCCACTCTGATCCGGTCGGGGATCATGTTTGCCTGCTGGGGGGTTCTTTTGTTTATGAACAAAAGACGGGTGCTTTTGGACGGACTTTTCATGGCTGCGGGCATAATCCTTGTTCTTGATCCGTGGTCAATCTTTGATCTCAGGCTGCAATTGTCCCTGGCTGCTGTGGCCGGAATAGCCCTGTTTCTGCCGATCCTGGAAAACTGTCTGCAAAGAGTCCGGGTCTTATGGGAATGCAGGACTTCACGGTACTTTCTGGGTCTTGCCGGAGTCACTTTGGCAGCAAACCTGGCCCTGCTGCCGATTCAGGCCTGGACCTTCAATTATTTAAGCCCTCATCTTTATCTCAATCTGGCCTGGCTTCCGGTCCTGGGGCTGGTCATCCTGCCGGCCGGGTTTGCCGGTCTGTTTATCTCCTTTATTCCTGGTCTGGGATGGCTGGGAGATATTCTTTTTTTTATTTCAGGCCACAGTCTGAACATGTTTATCAGTATTCTGGAATTCATGGTCCACAAGGACTTCCTTCATCCCATAGTAACTCATCGGCCTGCCTGGCAGCATACCTTGGTCTACTGGACCCTGCTGACAATGATGATCTATGCCCGGCAAATCAGCCTGAAAAACAGGGCTCACCTGCTGGGGATGGTTTTTCTGGCAGGACTGATGGCATTCCCCATGGTCAAAGCCATCCAGGACCCTGGACTAAGGCTCAGGATTCTGGATGTAGGCCAGGGGCAGGGAGTAATCCTGGAGACCCCGGACAGAAAGAGAATAATCATTGACGGTGGAGGAAGCTGGAACCCGGAATATGACCTGGGCAGACAGGTGGTGGTTCCTTCCCTGACCTGGAGAAGATGGCCTCAGGGAGTTGACTTGATGATCTTAAGCCATGCCCATGTGGATCATTACGGTGGTCTGGTTTATCCTCTTAAATATCTGGGGGCGGATCAATATCTGCATAACGGGATCTGGCCCGGCCAGGTGGACACGGCCAGGATCAGGACAGCTCTGGACAGGCAGGATGTGGCAAGGGATATTCTGGCCAGGGGGGATGTTCTGCAGCTGACTCCGGACCTGGCTCTGGAGGTGCTCCATCCTGAAGACCAGCCGGATTATCCCAGGCTCAACGATACATCTCTGGTCCTCAGGCTGATCTGGGACGGTCATGGCCTGGCCCTTATTCCCGGAGATCTGGAGGTACAGGGCATAACTGATCTGCTTGCCACAGATCAGGATCTGTCTTCAAAGGTGCTTATTGTTCCGCACCACGGCAGCCGGACCAGTGCCGATCAGAAACTTTATGAGCGGGTCGACCCGGATCTGGCTGTTGTTTCCAGGGGATTCATGAACAGGTTCAATTTGCCCCACCAGGAGGTCATGGACATAATTACCTCCCGGAACATTCAGTTTTTTGATACTGCTGTGCACGGGGAAGTGGTCATAACCTGGAAAAGACCTGACACTGAACCAGAAATCAGCTGGGCCCGGTCCCGAACCGGTCCCCAGGGGATACCGTACTGGTTTTAG
- a CDS encoding substrate-binding domain-containing protein yields MMKKLFLLFCLAGFIFSGPGVIQAQDKVITMSTTTSTEASGLLDYLLPEFKEDTGITVRVMSKGTGAALRDGMDGNADVVFVHDVEREKQFVEDGYGTKRYYVMYNDFIIVGPEIDPAGIRDADNAAQAMSLIAQARAPFVSRGDDSGTHAREKQLWTESGLELNNAQEPRDGSGWYFSIGQGMGAALLFAEEQNGYVLADRGTYLHYKLGRQETYDLGIVYEGGDMLQNPYGVIPVNPEKHPHVKYDLARTLAEWLVSDRGQEVIGSYQLHGQPLFFPDAR; encoded by the coding sequence ATGATGAAAAAGCTGTTTCTATTGTTTTGTCTGGCAGGGTTTATTTTTTCAGGTCCAGGGGTTATTCAGGCTCAGGATAAAGTCATAACAATGAGCACCACCACCAGCACCGAGGCTTCCGGGCTGCTTGATTATCTGCTGCCTGAGTTTAAAGAGGACACAGGCATCACGGTCAGGGTCATGTCCAAGGGAACTGGTGCAGCTCTCAGAGATGGCATGGACGGAAATGCAGACGTGGTCTTTGTCCATGATGTGGAAAGGGAAAAACAGTTTGTCGAAGATGGTTACGGCACCAAGCGTTATTATGTCATGTATAATGACTTTATAATTGTTGGGCCTGAGATTGACCCTGCAGGGATCAGGGATGCAGATAATGCAGCTCAGGCCATGAGCCTCATTGCCCAGGCCAGGGCGCCATTCGTTTCCAGAGGGGATGACAGCGGGACCCATGCCAGAGAGAAACAGCTTTGGACTGAATCCGGACTGGAACTCAACAACGCCCAGGAGCCAAGGGACGGCAGTGGCTGGTATTTTTCCATTGGACAGGGCATGGGCGCTGCGCTGCTTTTTGCTGAAGAGCAGAATGGATATGTTCTGGCTGACAGGGGGACTTACCTGCACTACAAGCTTGGCCGACAGGAAACTTATGACCTGGGGATAGTTTATGAAGGAGGGGATATGCTCCAGAATCCTTATGGAGTTATTCCGGTCAATCCAGAAAAGCACCCCCATGTTAAGTATGATTTGGCCAGGACACTGGCTGAGTGGCTGGTTTCGGACCGGGGGCAGGAAGTGATCGGCTCCTATCAGCTCCACGGCCAACCCTTGTTCTTTCCTGATGCCCGGTAA